The Providencia rettgeri genome includes a window with the following:
- the rob_2 gene encoding Right origin-binding protein, whose product MLQESVIREIILWIEQNLESRLSLDTVADKSGYTKWHFQRLFKNQTELALGSYIRARRLSCSAVALRLTNDSIMDISLRYRFDSQQTFCRAFKKQFNLTPSEYRKREGWKIEGFCLPLRESKELNVRVKLTQLPAINLLGTKHRYTKDINEWNLKTDELRRYYWKAFFDKNPYVTQHLYAIHGVDQSANAEGHFLYTTALDEQDVEIALPQTTHLQLPAGNYLEIKITSSLHGIDYNDIIYTAYGKVLAEMDIVRGEGPDVEQYVLKSKPSYEAFVNDSRNFIQELNYYIPVII is encoded by the coding sequence ATGCTACAAGAAAGTGTTATCAGGGAAATCATTCTCTGGATAGAACAAAATTTAGAATCTCGCCTATCCCTAGATACTGTTGCCGATAAATCAGGATACACCAAATGGCACTTTCAGCGCCTGTTTAAGAACCAAACAGAGCTCGCGCTTGGTTCCTATATCCGAGCAAGACGCCTTTCTTGTTCTGCTGTCGCATTACGACTAACAAATGACAGCATAATGGATATTTCTCTGAGGTACCGTTTTGACTCACAACAAACTTTTTGCCGCGCGTTTAAAAAGCAATTTAATCTCACGCCTTCTGAATATCGAAAACGCGAAGGTTGGAAGATTGAAGGGTTCTGTTTACCTCTACGAGAAAGTAAAGAGTTAAATGTTCGAGTTAAATTGACTCAATTACCAGCCATTAATTTACTCGGCACTAAACATCGTTACACTAAAGATATTAATGAGTGGAACCTAAAAACGGATGAGCTACGCCGATACTATTGGAAAGCTTTTTTCGATAAAAACCCTTATGTCACTCAGCATTTATATGCAATTCATGGTGTAGACCAAAGTGCGAATGCAGAAGGCCATTTCCTATATACCACGGCTCTAGATGAACAAGATGTAGAGATTGCACTTCCCCAGACAACCCATTTACAATTACCTGCAGGTAATTATTTAGAAATCAAGATAACCAGTAGCCTTCATGGTATAGATTACAATGATATTATTTATACTGCTTATGGGAAGGTACTTGCTGAAATGGACATCGTCCGTGGCGAAGGACCAGATGTAGAACAATATGTCCTGAAATCGAAGCCCT
- a CDS encoding Helix-turn-helix domain, with protein sequence MGKESIAKMLGIKIRKQRENHKISIERMASLIGVTEEEMNRFETGESCIDVDSLFQFAYLFNVDPASFLYGIVNVNSGTCRLIH encoded by the coding sequence ATGGGGAAAGAAAGTATTGCTAAAATGCTAGGGATAAAAATCCGAAAACAACGAGAAAACCATAAAATATCGATAGAAAGAATGGCGAGTTTAATCGGTGTAACAGAAGAAGAAATGAATCGATTTGAGACAGGAGAGAGTTGTATTGATGTTGATTCATTATTCCAATTTGCATACCTCTTCAATGTTGACCCGGCTTCTTTTTTATATGGGATTGTCAATGTAAATAGTGGAACGTGTAGGTTAATACACTGA
- the murR_3 gene encoding MurPQ operon repressor has protein sequence MSSASNLNEFQEQVRSRYDELSKRLQQVARYVLDNTNSVAFDTVAVIAKEAKVPPSTLIRFANAFNFSGFNEMKQLFRMNLVEETASYTDRARMFREMDGSQELSDDPSQILKEFAHSNAQALQQMAARTPAEDIEKAVSLLANAQNIYIIGLRRSFSVATYLSYALSHLECRPVLIDGLGGMFKEQISRISENDVVISISFTPYASETVMVSEKAAQAGAQQIVITDSQISPLASFSDVCFVIKEAQVDAFRSQSATLCLAQSLTVALAYRQGSSLV, from the coding sequence ATGTCAAGTGCATCAAATTTAAATGAGTTTCAAGAGCAAGTTCGCTCGCGATATGACGAACTAAGTAAACGGTTACAGCAAGTGGCACGCTATGTATTAGATAATACGAATAGTGTCGCATTTGATACCGTTGCCGTCATTGCAAAGGAAGCTAAGGTTCCGCCTTCGACGCTGATCCGCTTTGCAAATGCTTTTAATTTCAGTGGGTTTAATGAAATGAAACAATTGTTTCGTATGAACCTTGTGGAAGAAACGGCCAGCTACACAGATAGAGCCCGTATGTTTCGTGAAATGGATGGTTCCCAAGAACTGAGTGATGACCCCTCACAAATTTTGAAGGAGTTCGCTCATTCTAACGCCCAAGCGTTACAACAAATGGCAGCCAGAACCCCTGCTGAAGATATTGAAAAAGCCGTATCACTTTTAGCGAATGCACAGAATATCTACATTATCGGTTTGCGTCGTTCATTCAGCGTTGCAACATATTTAAGTTACGCACTTAGCCATTTGGAATGCCGTCCAGTCCTTATTGATGGGCTTGGCGGAATGTTCAAAGAGCAGATCAGTCGGATCAGTGAAAACGACGTTGTAATTTCAATCAGTTTCACACCTTACGCCTCAGAAACTGTCATGGTAAGTGAGAAAGCGGCTCAAGCGGGTGCACAGCAAATCGTGATTACTGATAGTCAAATCAGCCCATTGGCAAGTTTCAGTGATGTTTGTTTTGTTATCAAAGAAGCCCAAGTAGATGCATTTCGTTCGCAGTCAGCCACCTTATGTTTAGCACAATCACTAACCGTTGCATTAGCCTATCGTCAAGGCAGCAGCTTAGTCTAG
- the iolA gene encoding Methylmalonate semialdehyde dehydrogenase [acylating], translated as MEQIHNFIGGEIVSSKSGRFAPVFNPATGEQIAQVVLSSADETKKAIEIANKAFPKWSKTISPKTFSGFIQI; from the coding sequence ATGGAACAGATTCATAATTTCATTGGTGGTGAAATAGTATCCAGCAAAAGTGGGCGTTTTGCGCCTGTATTCAACCCGGCAACGGGGGAGCAAATTGCTCAAGTTGTACTCAGCAGTGCCGATGAAACAAAAAAAGCCATTGAGATTGCGAATAAAGCATTCCCTAAATGGTCAAAAACTATCTCCCCTAAAACGTTCTCGGGTTTTATTCAAATTTAA
- the mmsA gene encoding Methylmalonate-semialdehyde dehydrogenase [acylating], with protein MDELARLISREHGKVFSDAVGELTRGLEVVEFACGIPHLQKGEHSANVATGVDSHSLMQPLGVCAGITPFNFPAMVPMWMFPVAIATGNTFVLKPSEKDPSLALALARLLKEAGLPDGVFNVVQGDKESVDVLLTAPEVQAVSFVGSTPIAEYIYTTASAHGKRCQALGGAKNHCILMPDADMGQAANAIMGAAFGAAGERCMALSVVLAVGDETADALIANLKGQIAKMSVGPGITDGKENDMGPVISTQHKAKICDYITSGEKQGATLLVDGRDFKVKGFENGYFVGPTLFDNVTPEMDIYQEEIFGPVLAVVRVPDFETGLKLINQHEYGNGTAIFTRDGETAREFQENVQAGMVGINIPIPVPMAFHSFGGWKRSIFGPLNVHGNDGVRFYTRMKTVTSRWPASVRLEHHESSFTMPTME; from the coding sequence ATGGATGAGCTGGCGCGTTTAATTTCAAGAGAACACGGTAAAGTTTTTTCTGATGCGGTAGGTGAATTAACCAGAGGTTTGGAAGTCGTTGAATTTGCATGCGGTATTCCTCACTTACAAAAAGGTGAGCACTCAGCCAATGTTGCTACAGGTGTTGATAGCCACTCATTAATGCAGCCTTTGGGTGTTTGTGCGGGGATCACGCCATTTAATTTTCCAGCAATGGTACCGATGTGGATGTTCCCAGTAGCTATTGCAACAGGTAATACCTTTGTTTTAAAACCATCAGAAAAAGATCCTTCATTAGCATTAGCATTAGCTAGATTATTAAAAGAAGCTGGCTTACCTGATGGCGTATTTAATGTTGTTCAAGGGGACAAAGAATCCGTTGATGTGCTTTTAACTGCACCAGAAGTTCAAGCCGTTAGTTTTGTTGGCTCAACGCCTATTGCTGAATATATTTACACGACGGCATCCGCTCATGGTAAGCGTTGCCAAGCACTCGGTGGAGCGAAAAACCATTGTATCTTAATGCCTGATGCAGACATGGGGCAGGCAGCTAATGCTATTATGGGCGCTGCGTTTGGTGCTGCAGGTGAACGTTGCATGGCATTATCCGTCGTCTTAGCTGTCGGTGATGAAACGGCAGATGCGCTCATTGCTAACCTGAAAGGCCAAATTGCCAAAATGTCCGTGGGTCCTGGTATTACTGACGGTAAAGAAAATGACATGGGACCTGTGATTTCCACGCAACATAAAGCCAAAATCTGTGACTATATTACCAGTGGCGAAAAACAAGGTGCGACGTTATTGGTCGATGGCCGTGATTTTAAAGTGAAAGGCTTCGAAAATGGTTATTTTGTAGGGCCAACATTATTTGATAATGTCACGCCTGAAATGGACATTTATCAAGAAGAAATTTTTGGGCCTGTATTAGCCGTAGTGCGAGTTCCAGACTTTGAAACGGGTTTGAAACTGATTAACCAACATGAATATGGTAATGGAACGGCTATTTTCACCCGTGATGGTGAAACAGCGCGCGAATTCCAAGAAAATGTTCAAGCGGGAATGGTCGGAATTAACATACCTATTCCAGTACCGATGGCATTCCACAGTTTTGGTGGTTGGAAACGGTCTATTTTTGGTCCATTAAATGTACATGGAAATGACGGTGTTCGTTTCTATACTCGCATGAAAACAGTCACTAGCCGTTGGCCTGCCAGTGTTCGCTTAGAGCACCATGAAAGTAGTTTCACAATGCCAACCATGGAATAA
- the iolD gene encoding 3D-(3,5/4)-trihydroxycyclohexane-1,2-dione hydrolase — protein MGLGQALEEAPGHLRVYQGCNEQGMAHIATGFAKQKKRKQIFAVTSSVGPGAANMITAAATATANRIPLLLLPGDTFATRQPDPVLQQVEQYGDGTISTNDCFRPVSRYWDRVSRPEQLMAAMVNAMRVLTDPADTGAVTICLPQDVQGEAWDYPDYFFQKRIHRIERRPPTTVSIEEAVNLIRGKKKPLLICGGGVRYSEAHDAFLQFAEDYRIPFGETQAGKSAIVASHPLNMGGIGTTGGLAANLLAKETDLVIGVGTRFTDFTTASKSLFSHPNVMFLNINVAEFDASKLDALKVVADAKEALQALSVKLKDSHYEAQWGDEIQQAKQQWKNELERLFSIQYRPLDFVPEIAGHLNDKLEEYRKTLGTELAQTRVLGLMQQYMEDDAIIVGAAGSLPGDLQRIWLPKQRDTYHLEYGYSCMGYEIAAAVGAKIAAPKQPVYAMVGDGSYLMLHSELQTAIQENIKITILLFDNAGFGCINNLQMSQGMGSFGTENRHRNPQTGLMDGPLVKVDFAKNAESYGCKSYRVHDEEQLIAALKDAKSHSGCVLIDIKVLPKTMTDGYEAWWRTGTAQVSKKPQIVASAEKIKEMVEHKVRLY, from the coding sequence GTGGGTTTAGGTCAGGCGCTTGAAGAAGCGCCTGGTCATCTACGCGTTTATCAAGGATGTAATGAGCAAGGTATGGCGCACATTGCGACGGGTTTTGCTAAACAAAAAAAACGTAAACAAATTTTTGCTGTGACATCTTCAGTCGGCCCCGGTGCCGCAAATATGATTACCGCAGCAGCAACGGCAACTGCCAATCGTATTCCATTATTATTGTTGCCAGGGGATACCTTTGCGACTCGTCAGCCCGACCCAGTACTGCAGCAAGTCGAACAATACGGTGATGGGACTATCAGTACTAATGATTGTTTTCGCCCGGTTTCACGTTATTGGGATAGGGTTTCACGGCCTGAACAACTGATGGCGGCGATGGTTAATGCCATGCGAGTGTTAACTGACCCTGCGGATACTGGCGCGGTAACCATTTGCCTACCTCAAGATGTTCAAGGCGAGGCGTGGGATTACCCCGATTATTTTTTCCAAAAACGCATCCATCGTATTGAACGTAGACCACCGACAACGGTGAGTATCGAAGAAGCCGTAAATTTAATTCGTGGCAAGAAAAAACCATTGCTCATCTGTGGTGGTGGGGTACGTTATTCCGAAGCTCACGACGCATTTTTGCAATTTGCGGAAGATTACCGTATTCCATTTGGCGAAACTCAAGCAGGTAAAAGTGCCATCGTTGCTAGTCATCCCTTGAATATGGGCGGAATTGGTACAACAGGTGGGTTAGCGGCAAATTTGTTGGCTAAAGAAACCGACTTAGTGATTGGTGTGGGAACACGTTTTACGGATTTTACCACCGCCTCTAAGTCGTTATTTAGTCATCCGAATGTGATGTTCTTAAATATCAATGTTGCGGAGTTTGATGCAAGTAAGTTAGATGCATTGAAAGTGGTCGCAGATGCCAAAGAAGCGTTACAAGCACTGAGTGTAAAATTGAAAGATTCTCACTATGAAGCTCAGTGGGGGGATGAAATTCAGCAGGCTAAACAACAGTGGAAAAATGAGCTGGAGCGCTTGTTTAGTATACAGTATCGGCCATTAGATTTTGTCCCTGAAATTGCAGGCCATCTTAATGACAAGCTTGAAGAGTACCGTAAAACGCTTGGTACAGAATTGGCGCAAACACGGGTGCTAGGCTTGATGCAGCAATACATGGAAGACGATGCCATTATTGTCGGGGCTGCAGGTTCATTACCGGGTGATTTACAACGTATTTGGCTACCAAAACAACGGGATACATACCACCTTGAATATGGCTATTCATGCATGGGGTACGAAATTGCCGCTGCTGTCGGAGCTAAAATTGCTGCGCCAAAACAACCTGTTTATGCGATGGTCGGAGATGGCTCTTATTTAATGCTACACAGTGAGCTGCAAACTGCGATTCAGGAGAATATTAAGATCACCATCTTATTGTTTGATAACGCGGGATTCGGCTGTATTAATAATCTGCAGATGAGCCAAGGCATGGGAAGTTTTGGTACAGAGAACCGGCATCGAAACCCACAGACGGGGTTGATGGATGGGCCGTTAGTGAAGGTCGATTTTGCTAAAAACGCAGAAAGCTATGGCTGTAAAAGTTATCGGGTACATGATGAGGAACAATTGATTGCTGCACTGAAAGACGCGAAGTCCCATTCGGGCTGTGTATTGATTGATATTAAAGTACTTCCGAAAACAATGACCGATGGTTATGAAGCTTGGTGGCGCACAGGAACGGCTCAAGTTTCTAAAAAGCCTCAAATAGTTGCTTCCGCTGAAAAAATTAAAGAGATGGTTGAACATAAAGTTCGTCTTTATTAA
- the idhA gene encoding Inositol 2-dehydrogenase — MFNIALFGAGRIGQVHAVNIAGHKETKLYSVIDPYQPNAVALAEKYQAKVQTTEEAMQDPNIQGVLIASATDTHADLIELAAKHKKVIFCEKPVHLDLERVKQCLKSVKEHDVPLFIGFNRRYDPQFRHLKNLFQQGAIGKAESLIITSRDPSPPPAEYVKVSGGMFRDMTIHDFDMARFMIGEEPCSVYAQGSNVVDPAIGQAGDIDTAFIILKFPSGAMATISNSRRSGYGYDQRIELHGEKGLLTAGNIKENSVALLSEVGCLSAKPEYFFLQRYHEAYQAEWQHFVDILAGRAESETTGTDGELALYLADKALESLKTGKEVKL, encoded by the coding sequence ATGTTCAATATAGCACTATTCGGCGCAGGACGTATCGGACAGGTTCATGCTGTTAATATTGCCGGCCATAAAGAAACCAAACTTTATTCTGTCATCGACCCTTATCAACCGAATGCGGTTGCCTTGGCTGAAAAATACCAAGCAAAAGTACAGACGACAGAAGAAGCAATGCAAGACCCTAATATACAAGGGGTTTTAATCGCTTCAGCCACAGATACTCACGCTGATTTAATCGAACTCGCAGCCAAACATAAAAAAGTGATCTTCTGTGAAAAGCCTGTTCATCTCGACCTTGAGCGTGTGAAACAGTGTTTAAAAAGCGTGAAAGAACATGATGTTCCACTGTTTATTGGTTTTAATCGTCGCTATGACCCTCAATTTCGCCATTTGAAAAATTTATTCCAACAAGGCGCTATTGGTAAAGCAGAATCTTTGATTATCACGTCTCGTGATCCGTCACCACCACCTGCGGAATACGTCAAAGTCTCCGGTGGTATGTTCAGAGATATGACGATTCATGATTTTGATATGGCGCGCTTTATGATTGGCGAAGAGCCTTGCTCTGTCTACGCACAAGGCAGCAATGTTGTTGACCCTGCTATCGGTCAAGCAGGTGATATTGATACCGCGTTTATTATCTTAAAATTCCCATCTGGCGCAATGGCGACCATTTCTAACAGCCGTCGTTCAGGTTACGGTTATGACCAACGCATTGAATTACATGGTGAAAAAGGCTTATTAACGGCAGGTAACATTAAAGAGAATAGTGTTGCGCTGTTAAGTGAAGTTGGATGCTTATCCGCCAAGCCAGAGTATTTCTTTTTACAACGTTACCATGAAGCATACCAAGCAGAGTGGCAGCATTTTGTTGATATCTTAGCAGGCCGTGCGGAATCTGAAACGACAGGTACCGATGGTGAATTGGCTTTATATCTTGCAGACAAAGCGCTGGAATCATTAAAAACAGGTAAAGAAGTTAAATTGTAA
- the csbC gene encoding Probable metabolite transport protein CsbC, giving the protein MSLIMNLNQQQRKRLHQITLVATFGGLLFGYDTGVINGAFSSLKENMGLTPTTEGLVMSVLLVGAALGSVCGGRVADFVGRRTYLLYLSFLFLFGAFLSAAAPNIEVLLIARFILGFAVGGASVTAPTFISEVAPTEMRGKLTGLNEVAIVIGQLAAFAINAIIGSIWGHLPDVWRYMLLVQAVPALCLLFGMWKAPESPRWLMSKNRREEALKILKQIRPEKRAIQEYEDIVTLLDVEAAEAKRHPNANKQNLALIFNTPWIFKLVLIGMVWAALQQTTGVNVIMYYGTEILKTAGFSEQTSLVFNVLNGVFSVGGMVIGVLFLVDRFKRKTLIVGGFALMASLHLLIAATDYFLTGDVKATLIWLLGAVFVGVMQGTMGFLTWVVLAELFPLKIRGLSMGISVFFMWIMNAIVSYLFPVLQAELGLGPVFLIFAVINYLAIVFVVKLLPETSNKSLEQLEEELSSM; this is encoded by the coding sequence ATGTCATTAATCATGAATCTCAATCAACAACAGAGAAAAAGGTTGCACCAAATAACCTTGGTTGCAACCTTTGGTGGATTACTATTTGGTTATGATACTGGCGTCATTAACGGTGCATTTTCATCACTGAAAGAAAATATGGGCTTAACACCAACCACGGAAGGGTTGGTAATGAGCGTCCTATTAGTGGGCGCGGCATTAGGCAGTGTTTGTGGTGGACGTGTAGCAGACTTTGTCGGGCGCCGTACTTATTTGCTTTACCTCTCATTTCTGTTTTTATTTGGGGCATTTTTATCTGCGGCGGCTCCAAACATTGAAGTTCTTCTTATTGCTCGGTTTATATTGGGGTTTGCGGTGGGCGGGGCTTCAGTGACAGCACCGACATTTATTTCGGAAGTGGCCCCGACTGAAATGCGGGGAAAACTTACCGGACTCAATGAAGTTGCTATTGTTATCGGGCAGCTAGCGGCATTTGCTATCAATGCGATTATCGGTTCTATTTGGGGTCATCTACCGGATGTCTGGCGTTATATGTTGTTAGTGCAGGCGGTACCTGCATTGTGCCTATTATTTGGTATGTGGAAAGCACCTGAAAGCCCACGCTGGCTAATGAGTAAAAACCGTCGTGAAGAAGCGCTGAAAATTTTAAAGCAAATTCGCCCTGAAAAACGTGCTATTCAAGAATATGAAGATATCGTGACCTTATTAGATGTTGAAGCTGCGGAAGCTAAACGTCATCCGAATGCCAATAAACAAAATTTAGCGTTAATTTTTAATACGCCTTGGATTTTTAAATTGGTATTAATTGGGATGGTGTGGGCGGCATTACAGCAAACGACTGGGGTTAACGTTATTATGTATTATGGTACAGAAATTCTCAAAACAGCGGGTTTTTCTGAACAAACTTCTTTAGTTTTCAACGTATTAAATGGTGTTTTTTCTGTTGGTGGTATGGTGATAGGGGTACTATTCCTTGTTGACCGATTTAAACGTAAGACACTGATTGTTGGTGGTTTTGCTCTAATGGCATCATTACACTTATTAATTGCAGCAACAGACTACTTCTTAACCGGGGATGTTAAAGCAACATTAATTTGGTTACTTGGCGCGGTGTTTGTTGGGGTTATGCAAGGAACAATGGGCTTTTTAACTTGGGTAGTACTTGCAGAGCTATTTCCACTTAAAATCCGCGGGTTATCTATGGGGATCTCAGTCTTCTTTATGTGGATTATGAATGCGATTGTGAGTTATTTATTCCCTGTATTACAAGCAGAACTTGGTTTAGGTCCAGTATTCTTAATTTTTGCGGTAATAAACTACTTAGCTATCGTTTTTGTGGTGAAGTTATTACCAGAAACATCAAACAAATCATTAGAGCAATTAGAAGAAGAGCTCTCATCAATGTAA
- the fruB_2 gene encoding Pseudo-HPr: MIEQLTTSNLHLGCQARNKAEVLNMVGTEFKNKGYVDRDCVHFLTEREQQISTFLGNGITLPHLPKSANDIILHTGVEIFQFPDGVIWDRTNVMFIAIGVIAKSREHIDVLREIALIFSDEFIANALSLTSSKEEFLSILHR; the protein is encoded by the coding sequence ATGATAGAACAACTAACCACAAGTAATTTGCATTTAGGTTGTCAGGCAAGAAATAAAGCTGAAGTACTCAACATGGTGGGTACGGAATTTAAAAATAAAGGTTATGTTGATAGGGATTGTGTACATTTCTTAACGGAAAGGGAACAACAAATATCAACATTCTTGGGGAATGGTATTACGTTGCCACATCTACCTAAGTCCGCCAATGATATTATCTTGCATACTGGTGTTGAAATTTTTCAATTCCCTGACGGGGTGATATGGGACCGGACCAATGTGATGTTTATCGCAATAGGCGTGATCGCAAAGTCAAGAGAACATATTGATGTACTTAGGGAAATTGCATTGATTTTCAGTGATGAGTTTATTGCCAATGCATTGTCTTTGACGTCAAGTAAAGAAGAATTTTTAAGCATTCTTCATCGCTAG
- the afr_1 gene encoding 1,5-anhydro-D-fructose reductase has translation MKEIRIGMIGTGYIGRAHAIAYAQAATVFPLQGKLVREMIAEITPELAQTRAQEMGFNRATDDWRKLVADPNIDVVDICSPNFLHKEMAMEAIKHGKHVYCEKPLALNSEDAKEMVEAAKKAGVLTLVGFNYMKNPTSQLAKEIIANGEIGEVIHFYGTHNEDYMADPSAPIHWHCFKEKAGLGALGDLSAHIINMAQFLVGDIETVCGDMEIVIKQRPEKSGSAVMVMVENEDQAHAMVRFAGGAMGVIETSRIAAGRKMGLTYVVTGTKGTLSFTQERMAELKLYRHDEPSNRQGFKTIFVGPEHPDYAPFCNGAGHGIGFNDQKTVEVRDLIDGVATGQPMWPDFEEGWKVSRILDAIARSYDEQRWVNVKEIN, from the coding sequence ATGAAAGAGATCCGTATCGGGATGATAGGTACTGGCTATATAGGACGAGCTCATGCCATTGCTTATGCACAAGCAGCAACCGTTTTTCCATTACAGGGGAAATTGGTTCGTGAAATGATAGCAGAAATTACCCCTGAGTTAGCACAGACCCGAGCTCAGGAAATGGGATTTAATCGTGCAACCGATGACTGGCGAAAATTAGTTGCAGATCCAAATATTGACGTGGTGGATATTTGTTCGCCTAATTTCCTGCACAAAGAAATGGCAATGGAGGCAATTAAGCACGGTAAACACGTTTATTGCGAAAAACCATTAGCGCTCAATTCTGAAGATGCCAAAGAAATGGTCGAAGCGGCTAAAAAGGCGGGTGTCTTAACGTTAGTGGGTTTTAACTATATGAAAAACCCTACCTCTCAACTAGCCAAAGAGATCATTGCAAATGGCGAAATTGGAGAAGTTATCCATTTTTATGGCACCCATAATGAAGATTATATGGCTGACCCTAGCGCGCCGATTCACTGGCATTGTTTTAAAGAAAAAGCTGGCCTAGGTGCTCTGGGCGATTTATCTGCACATATTATTAATATGGCGCAATTCCTCGTAGGGGATATTGAAACCGTTTGTGGTGATATGGAAATCGTCATTAAACAGCGCCCAGAAAAATCGGGTTCAGCCGTTATGGTTATGGTTGAAAATGAAGATCAGGCGCATGCCATGGTGCGTTTTGCTGGTGGCGCAATGGGTGTCATAGAAACTTCACGAATCGCAGCTGGCCGTAAAATGGGGCTAACCTATGTGGTGACTGGCACCAAAGGAACACTGTCTTTCACCCAAGAAAGAATGGCAGAGCTAAAGCTCTATCGTCATGATGAACCTAGTAATCGTCAAGGTTTTAAAACCATTTTTGTGGGGCCAGAGCACCCGGATTATGCGCCATTTTGTAATGGTGCAGGCCATGGTATTGGCTTTAATGACCAAAAAACAGTTGAAGTGCGTGATTTAATTGATGGCGTTGCAACAGGGCAGCCAATGTGGCCTGATTTTGAAGAGGGCTGGAAAGTATCACGAATATTAGACGCGATAGCACGTTCATATGATGAACAACGTTGGGTTAACGTTAAAGAAATCAATTAA